In Paenibacillus xylanilyticus, the genomic window AAATTGCGGGTCTCAGTGCGATGAGCAAGGAGGGAGCAGAAATAGGACTGCCGAACAGTCTTTTTGCCGTATGTATACGGAATGGAGATGCACTCGTAGGCATGGGCAGGGTTATTGGGGATGGCGGTTGTTTCTTTCAGGTGGTGGATATTGCGGTTCACCCGGATGTTCAAGGCAGGGGATATGGCAAGTTGATTATGAGCGAGATCATGAAGTATTTGCGTGAACATGTGCCTGCTCGAGGCTTGGTGAGTCTTCTTGCGGATGTACCTGCAGATCGCCTGTACTCCCAATTTGGTTTCACCTATACCAGCCCGAAATCGGAAGGCATGTGGTGGAGGCAAGGGGAGGATGGACTTAAATAAGTAAACATCCCGGTTTTGAAGCCGCCATAGCGGCTTTTTTTGCTATGTAAAAGATGCATTGGATGCAGAAGATAGGTGCAGCGTTGCTTATTGGATGTGTGAATTCTTGTCGGTTTATTAACATTGGTTTACAAGTGAGTACAGACGGTTTAAGATGGCGTGAGCCGTTTAAGGTATATAACAATAGGATTAAGTATTACAATATAACGGTATGTTGACTAGATGATATCTAATGAAAAGAGGGATAAGATATGAAAGTTGCGATTTTTGGAGCGACTGGAACGATTGGAAAGACGATACTGTGGGAGCTGATGGACCGCGGGCATGAAGTGACTGCGATTGTGCGTGATCCGTCCAAAGTGGAAATGGTTCATGAACGTCTGCGAGTGGAAAAGGGAGATTTGCTGAACCCGGATCAGGTAGCCGATTTTACAGCAGGCCAGGAAGCTGTCGTTAGTGCCTATGGTCCGAAATTCGGAGAAGAAGAGGAACTGCTGGAAGTTACACGTTCACTCATTGAGGGTGTTCGCCGCGGCAAAGCCAGCCGTCTGGTTGTTGTTGGCGGAGCTGGCAGCTTGCTGACCGATTCCGGTGAGATGCTGATGGATACACCCGGATTTCCGGAGGAAGTTAGAACCCTGGCGAAGGCGCATTTGGATGCGTATGGCTTAATCGAGGAATCGGATATCCACTGGACGTATATGAGCCCGGCGGCAACAATTACATCCGGACCGCGGACAGGCCATTTCCGGATCGGAATGAATCGTTTGGTGACCGATGATCTGGGAGAGAGCACGATCTCGGTTGGCGACTTTGCTGCGGCATTGGTGGATGAGCTTGATGATCCGCAGTTTATTGGTTCCCGTTTTACGGTAGCTTATTAAGGGAGAGTTTGCCGGGAGCTAGGAGAACCGAATGGTGTCAAACGCAGAGTGAGAAGTTACCCAACGGGGAGGGATGAACCTTGTTTATCGTCACCGCTGAACAGATGCGAGCTGTAGATGAACATACCATCCACAAGCTGGGCATTCCTGCTGCGAGTCTGATGGAAAACGCGGGCAGAGCCATAGCGGAGGAAGTTATCGCCTTGTGCCGTGAGGAGGCTGCAGGCGTTCAGGTTGCTGAACACAAAAGGCACTGGGAGCAGGGAGAGGCACAGCGGGCACACACCGGGCCCGGTGATCGCCAAGGTTCCGGGGGCGACATCATCGCCGATCCGGCGCTGGTGATGGCGCACCCCGCTGATCAGCATTGGTACATGCTGATCGGTAAGGGCAATAATGGCGGGGACGGGCTGGTTGCCGCCCGCCATCTGCTTGAAGCGGGGCTCGGCGTGACCTTGATCTACGCCGATGCGCCCGAGTCACTGCGGGGCGAAGCCGCAGTGCAGCGGGATGCCGCTGCGCAGCTCGGCATCCCTGCCCTTGTCCACGGCCGTGAAGCCGTGGACTTCAGCCGGTGCACAGGCATCGTGGATGCACTGCTGGGCACCGGCTCGCAGGGGGCGCCGCGGGGAGCCTACGCGGCGCTGATTGAGGCGGCGAACGACAGCGGTAAGCCTGTCGTCTCCGCCGATGTGCCAAGCGGGCTGAATGCCGACACCGGGGAGGTATACGAGCCCTGCATTCAAGCCAGAGTGACTGTATGCCTCGCGCTGCTGAAGCGCGGGCTTGTACAGTATCCGGGCGCGACGGCCGCGGGGCGCATCGTGGTGCGTGCTATCGGCATACCGGCACGGCTGGCGCCAGAGCACGGTCCTACCGTTCGTCTGTTAACGGAGGAAGTGATGCGCGGTGCCCTGAACGTGGATACGGATCGTCTGCGGGCACCGGACGGGCACAAGGGTACCTACGGCCACGTATTGCTGGTCGCAGGCAGTCTGCCGATGAGCGGCGCAGGTCTGCTCTCGGCCAAGGCTGCACTGCGCGCGGGCTGCGGACTTGCCACATGGGCACTGCCCGCGGCACTGCTGCCTTATGTCATCGGCAGTGTGCCTGAACTCATGCTCGCAGCCGCCGCAGATGGCGACAGCGGCGAGTGGAACGCGGCTTCCGCCGAAGCTGTGCTTCGTCTTGCGGAGAGCCGCGACGTGATTGCAACCGGGCCAGGCCTCGGCCGCTTCGAGGGCGACACTGGCTGGCTGCGCCGCCTGTGGCAGCAGACGGATCGCCCGCTCGTCATCGATGCGGACGGCCTCAACATGCTTGCAGACGCGGGCCCAAACGGGCCTCGCGACTGGGGCCGGCGCAGTGCGGCGACCATTCTGACGCCGCACCCCGGAGAGATGGGCCGCCTGCTGGGCATGCCGACCCCCGAAGTGCAGCGTGACCGAATTGGTCACGCTGCACGGTACGCCCGCGAGCAGGGCGTGACCCTGGTGCTCAAAGGAGCACGTACGGTCATCGCAACGCCTTCCGGCGAGGCGTACATCAACACCACCGGGCACGCCGGCATGGCAACGGGCGGCGCCGGGGACGTATTGACCGGCATTATCGCCGGTCTGCTCGCTCAAGGACTCAGCGCGGAGCAGGCCGCCGCTTTTGGTGTATACCTGCACGGCCAGGCCGCCGAGCAGGCTGCGCAGCGGCGCGGCGACCCGGCGTCTCTGCTGGCAGGAGACATCATTGACGCCCTGTGATGGTCTTCGCTGAGAGAGCTTTAACCTGCGTGAACTGAATAATAATCTGTGTAAACACAGGCTCATTAAAAAACCTCCACTTCTCTCATACCAAGAGAAGTGGAGGTTTCTTGTTTAGACTAGTGAGGCTGAGGCATACCTTTACAAGCGGAAACGCTGCAGTTCCTGATGCATTTCCTCACTGATGTCACGCAGCGATTTGACCTTGATGCTGGCCTCTTCAAACGAGCGCTGCTGTTCTGTCGTCGAAGCCGTAATCTCTTCACTGCTGGCAGCTGATTGCTGCGTAATCGCACTGATGTTTTCAATGGCCTGCTGTACCTGTGTACTTAGCTGACTGGATAGCTGCATATCTTCGGCCAGCTGGTTAATGCCCGTACTGATCTGTTCTACGCTGTCACGAATAGCGGAGAAGGAATCCCGGGTTTGTCCGGTCGCCTTTTCCTGTTCAGCGAAGAGCTGTATACTCTGCATCACAGAACCTTTCACCTTGTCCATAGCGCTTGTGATTTCACCCACAGCCGCATAGATATGCTGCACGGATTGTGCAGATTGCTCTGCGAGCTTGTTGACTTCCCCTGCAACCACGGCGAAACCACGACCGGCTTCGCCGGCACGAGCCGCTTCGATTGAAGCGTTCAGGGAGAGCAGCGTGGTCTGCTTGGCGATCTCGGACACATAGCCTGTCATCGTGGTAATGCGCGCTGCGCTTTCTTCCAGCTCCTGCACAGTCTGTTCAACCTCAGCCATGGCGATTCGGTTCATTTCAGCGAGGCGAAGCTGCTCCTCAATAGCCGTGTGTCCTTCCTCAACGGTGCTCATCACCTCGTTGCCATGGATCGCCGATTGGGAAGTGGCATGAAGGTTGCTGCCGAACGTGTGCTGCATCTTGTCCACGACCATTACCGTTTCACTCAGATCCTCCGCAATCTTCTGGCTGCCGATGGACAGCTCTTCCGTCGTACGGGAGACCTGCTGCACAATGGCCTGCATGGTGTCGTTGCCGCGGTCAATGTCCTGAGCCATGCCATCCACCCGTTTTCCGGCGGTATCAATCGATTGGATAATGTTTCGAATATTCTCAGTCATGAGACGGAAGGAGCGATTCAGCTCATCCAGTTCATCCTTGCCCCGGGTTTCAGGCAGCTGCTGGGTAAGGTCGCCAGCTGCAATCTGTCCTGCGGCGTTCTTCAGCACTCCAATACGTTTGGCTAGCTTCCGGGAAGTATACATGTTGAACAGCATGGCAGCGACGAGCAGGAGAACAGCACCGCCCAATGCAATTTGCCAAGTTTGCTGTATGTCCTGCTCCAGATTAATCGTGTATTGATCATACCGTTCCTTGGTTATTTCATCGAGCATGTAGATATCATTTTGAATGCCCTGCACACGTGTGCTGTACCGTTTGGCTTCCGAGCTGTCCAAGGCTTGCATGGCTTCAGCTGCCCCCTGATCCAGTGCAGTCAGTTTCGTCTGAATGGAACCCAACAGTCGAAGCTGCTCATCGGTTTCCAGTAATCCTTCGGTAAGTTCCTGAATCATCGTTTTACCTTCGTCCAACAAGCTGCGTACGGCATTCTGATTGCCGGCTGTCATCGAGAAAGAGAACACATCCAGCGCCTGCTGGGTCTGAATCTGATTGGCTTTAAGCTCACTGACCTTGAGCATGGCAGGCACCAGATTTTGATTTTTGGCGTTGATACCCAGCAACTGAAAAATGATATAGGCTACCAACACAAGACATAAAAGTAATGAAATTAACGCATTAATAATCAGTTTGCCTTGCAATTTCATAAGCGTATCTCCTCTAATCCGTCGATTTAGGGTTCAAGCGTAATTTTGGTTTTGCCGGATATGATTTCAGCTTTCCGATCTTCGAAGATTTGCTGCTGTTCCGCACTGAGTG contains:
- a CDS encoding GNAT family N-acetyltransferase; this encodes MDQISIEHIPPTAAEYLALRQIAGLSAMSKEGAEIGLPNSLFAVCIRNGDALVGMGRVIGDGGCFFQVVDIAVHPDVQGRGYGKLIMSEIMKYLREHVPARGLVSLLADVPADRLYSQFGFTYTSPKSEGMWWRQGEDGLK
- a CDS encoding NAD(P)-dependent oxidoreductase is translated as MKVAIFGATGTIGKTILWELMDRGHEVTAIVRDPSKVEMVHERLRVEKGDLLNPDQVADFTAGQEAVVSAYGPKFGEEEELLEVTRSLIEGVRRGKASRLVVVGGAGSLLTDSGEMLMDTPGFPEEVRTLAKAHLDAYGLIEESDIHWTYMSPAATITSGPRTGHFRIGMNRLVTDDLGESTISVGDFAAALVDELDDPQFIGSRFTVAY
- a CDS encoding NAD(P)H-hydrate dehydratase; translated protein: MFIVTAEQMRAVDEHTIHKLGIPAASLMENAGRAIAEEVIALCREEAAGVQVAEHKRHWEQGEAQRAHTGPGDRQGSGGDIIADPALVMAHPADQHWYMLIGKGNNGGDGLVAARHLLEAGLGVTLIYADAPESLRGEAAVQRDAAAQLGIPALVHGREAVDFSRCTGIVDALLGTGSQGAPRGAYAALIEAANDSGKPVVSADVPSGLNADTGEVYEPCIQARVTVCLALLKRGLVQYPGATAAGRIVVRAIGIPARLAPEHGPTVRLLTEEVMRGALNVDTDRLRAPDGHKGTYGHVLLVAGSLPMSGAGLLSAKAALRAGCGLATWALPAALLPYVIGSVPELMLAAAADGDSGEWNAASAEAVLRLAESRDVIATGPGLGRFEGDTGWLRRLWQQTDRPLVIDADGLNMLADAGPNGPRDWGRRSAATILTPHPGEMGRLLGMPTPEVQRDRIGHAARYAREQGVTLVLKGARTVIATPSGEAYINTTGHAGMATGGAGDVLTGIIAGLLAQGLSAEQAAAFGVYLHGQAAEQAAQRRGDPASLLAGDIIDAL
- a CDS encoding methyl-accepting chemotaxis protein; this translates as MKLQGKLIINALISLLLCLVLVAYIIFQLLGINAKNQNLVPAMLKVSELKANQIQTQQALDVFSFSMTAGNQNAVRSLLDEGKTMIQELTEGLLETDEQLRLLGSIQTKLTALDQGAAEAMQALDSSEAKRYSTRVQGIQNDIYMLDEITKERYDQYTINLEQDIQQTWQIALGGAVLLLVAAMLFNMYTSRKLAKRIGVLKNAAGQIAAGDLTQQLPETRGKDELDELNRSFRLMTENIRNIIQSIDTAGKRVDGMAQDIDRGNDTMQAIVQQVSRTTEELSIGSQKIAEDLSETVMVVDKMQHTFGSNLHATSQSAIHGNEVMSTVEEGHTAIEEQLRLAEMNRIAMAEVEQTVQELEESAARITTMTGYVSEIAKQTTLLSLNASIEAARAGEAGRGFAVVAGEVNKLAEQSAQSVQHIYAAVGEITSAMDKVKGSVMQSIQLFAEQEKATGQTRDSFSAIRDSVEQISTGINQLAEDMQLSSQLSTQVQQAIENISAITQQSAASSEEITASTTEQQRSFEEASIKVKSLRDISEEMHQELQRFRL